The following proteins are co-located in the Sporolactobacillus pectinivorans genome:
- a CDS encoding MFS transporter, with protein MNVAAHTLETKRRLGAKRQLFSLSLAHFFNDVMTTGLVPALLPLYKQAFHLNYLQAGVILFVSMITSSVCQPIFGMITDKHPKTWFLPVGICLTGFGLTASGFAPAYWILLVLVGLSGIGSGIFHPEAMRGAYMAAGTARGTAQAIIQVGGNFGQACGPLLLPLFLIATGLHGLGWFALVTVGAFALVSSVMPWYKRSLIKNKARQAAIKGKNHPGGLTLLTIVVILRSWTQIGVAGFLPFLYLHQGIPLKFGDLMTFLFLAAGALGTFLGGQFSDRISHKWLLFISMAITVPFAWLLPHVHGFLSIIVLFVFGLFVLSSFAVTVVYGQLMFPKNIGLVSGLMVGFGIGAGGIGATLIGWLTDLYGVYAVFNLFVFLPFLAAIIALFLPSEKSLRES; from the coding sequence ATGAATGTTGCAGCGCACACACTTGAAACAAAACGACGGCTGGGGGCAAAAAGACAGCTATTCAGTCTGAGCCTCGCCCATTTTTTTAATGACGTGATGACGACTGGATTGGTTCCGGCATTGCTGCCGCTTTATAAGCAGGCTTTTCATCTCAATTATCTTCAGGCTGGGGTGATCTTGTTTGTTTCGATGATCACATCTTCGGTTTGCCAGCCCATATTTGGCATGATCACCGATAAACATCCGAAAACATGGTTTCTGCCGGTTGGCATTTGTCTTACCGGCTTTGGGTTGACGGCTTCAGGGTTTGCACCTGCTTACTGGATATTGCTCGTTTTAGTCGGCCTGTCCGGGATCGGTTCCGGAATTTTTCATCCTGAAGCGATGCGTGGGGCATACATGGCTGCCGGAACTGCCCGGGGGACCGCTCAGGCAATTATTCAGGTCGGAGGAAATTTCGGCCAGGCGTGCGGCCCGCTGCTCCTGCCTCTGTTTCTGATTGCTACCGGACTGCATGGCCTGGGCTGGTTCGCACTTGTCACTGTAGGTGCCTTTGCTCTTGTCAGCTCAGTCATGCCCTGGTACAAAAGAAGTCTGATCAAGAATAAAGCCCGCCAGGCCGCGATTAAAGGTAAAAATCATCCTGGTGGACTGACCCTGCTGACTATTGTCGTTATTTTAAGGTCTTGGACACAGATCGGGGTCGCCGGATTTCTTCCTTTTCTCTATCTTCATCAGGGGATTCCGCTCAAGTTTGGAGATTTGATGACCTTCCTGTTTCTCGCGGCCGGCGCGCTCGGGACTTTTCTGGGCGGGCAATTCTCCGATAGAATCAGTCATAAGTGGTTGCTCTTTATATCAATGGCGATTACCGTTCCGTTTGCCTGGCTGCTGCCGCATGTTCATGGCTTCCTGTCGATTATCGTGCTGTTTGTATTCGGTCTGTTTGTTCTATCATCTTTTGCAGTCACGGTTGTCTATGGACAATTGATGTTTCCAAAAAATATCGGCCTCGTTTCCGGTCTGATGGTCGGTTTTGGCATTGGAGCCGGTGGGATCGGCGCAACGCTGATCGGCTGGCTGACCGACCTGTACGGCGTGTATGCCGTATTCAATTTATTTGTTTTTCTTCCTTTTTTGGCTGCAATCATTGCTTTATTTTTACCTAGTGAAAAAAGCCTTAGGGAGTCATGA
- a CDS encoding nuclease-related domain-containing protein: MYCKKIGIPFHIQQYEACLRRLFPSHRAKETIENRYQKSMAGFRGEQSIAYFLDYLPNEEFLFFHNLRLPDSIHFFQIDWLIMSSRFFLILEVKNIVGKLTFDHEMLQMIREIDGKTDIFDDPVLQAERLEQQLQKWFSQCFNMADYPGENRVVITSSAQLQIEGSKDSLLRKIIRKSVLGNELDRMNKNYAKNFILQPNLQKIADQLLASHRPLIINLFFSIKFLSPEDIIKGVQCPDCGHFHMRRRKRNWYCEKCSYFSQDAHIAALRDFLLIFGPTITNKQCRDFLVLQSETVAKKILQAVSSHYEGENRGRVYHLSFNMLKSLH, translated from the coding sequence ATGTATTGTAAAAAGATCGGAATTCCCTTTCATATTCAGCAATACGAAGCCTGTCTGAGAAGACTTTTTCCCAGCCACAGAGCCAAGGAAACCATAGAAAACCGTTATCAAAAATCTATGGCCGGTTTTCGCGGCGAGCAATCGATTGCCTATTTTCTCGACTATCTACCCAACGAAGAGTTCCTCTTCTTCCACAATCTTCGCCTGCCTGATTCTATCCATTTTTTCCAGATCGACTGGTTGATCATGTCCTCGCGTTTCTTTCTGATTCTTGAAGTTAAAAACATTGTGGGTAAATTGACATTTGATCATGAAATGTTGCAAATGATCAGGGAAATTGACGGAAAGACAGATATTTTCGATGACCCGGTTCTGCAAGCAGAAAGACTGGAACAGCAATTGCAAAAATGGTTCAGCCAATGTTTCAATATGGCAGATTATCCTGGTGAAAATCGTGTGGTTATCACTTCCTCTGCACAGCTCCAAATTGAAGGATCTAAAGACTCTTTGCTCCGAAAAATAATCAGGAAGTCTGTTCTTGGAAATGAACTGGACCGGATGAACAAAAACTACGCAAAAAATTTTATCCTCCAGCCAAATCTTCAAAAAATAGCAGATCAATTGCTTGCGAGCCATCGCCCACTGATTATTAATCTATTTTTCTCAATCAAATTTCTATCTCCTGAAGATATCATTAAAGGTGTGCAATGTCCGGACTGCGGTCATTTTCACATGAGACGAAGAAAGCGCAACTGGTATTGTGAAAAGTGCAGCTATTTTTCACAAGATGCGCATATTGCCGCACTGCGGGACTTTCTCCTCATCTTCGGTCCGACAATCACAAACAAGCAATGCCGAGATTTTCTGGTGCTGCAATCAGAGACGGTTGCTAAGAAAATTCTACAAGCCGTGAGCTCCCACTATGAAGGAGAAAATAGAGGAAGAGTCTATCACTTATCGT